A single Tuberibacillus sp. Marseille-P3662 DNA region contains:
- a CDS encoding amidohydrolase, whose protein sequence is MGTLWLGNIRTLRNAYDRQEAIYVENGIIYEIGAVRDLQIKYQGRIDDIMDVRPYVIYPGLVDSHLHILSLGVQLMRLDFTTARSSVQMKDMIAQAALDTESGQWLLGEGWNENDFSDRKIFHRRELDALAPHNPIALTRVCRHAILANSQALSLAGITKHTPDPPGGVIVRDDKGEPTGLLLEAAQQLLDYAIPALSTRDIESACRNAVNHLLSLGLTGGHTEDLNSYCVFEPAFSVFRQVVNHEYPFKTHLLVHHQAVDAMFEEGYYSGWEDGHLSLGPMKIFSDGAFGGRTALLRQPYNDMPDVTGVAIHKPEELKQMVRTARHYDMPVAIHAIGDQALAYVIDAIESFPCPEGRRDRIIHAQVTPPDLRARLHRLPVILDLQPQFVPSDFPWVIERLGEERLAHAYAWKTLIDDGIACAGGSDAPIEFANPLLGIHAAVTRRKYGEGHAGFYLGQRLSIYEALRLYTYGSQYAIGKEDVRGQIAPGFEADFTILDQDLLDLDDPDSILDTHNMMTVIDGQVAYQRDAFNTDAGTS, encoded by the coding sequence AGAAATGCCTATGACCGGCAAGAAGCGATATATGTGGAAAATGGCATTATATATGAAATAGGCGCTGTTCGAGATCTACAGATAAAATATCAGGGACGGATCGATGACATTATGGATGTTCGTCCTTATGTCATTTATCCAGGATTAGTTGACAGCCATTTACATATTCTTTCACTTGGTGTTCAGCTGATGCGCCTGGATTTCACTACAGCGCGTTCATCGGTGCAGATGAAAGATATGATTGCTCAAGCAGCATTAGACACAGAGTCGGGACAATGGCTCTTGGGAGAAGGTTGGAATGAGAATGATTTTTCTGATCGAAAAATTTTTCACCGTCGTGAACTTGATGCCTTGGCTCCCCATAATCCCATAGCACTAACACGGGTTTGCCGGCATGCCATTTTAGCTAATTCACAAGCGTTGTCATTAGCCGGTATTACTAAGCATACACCCGATCCACCGGGCGGGGTGATTGTCCGCGATGATAAGGGCGAACCGACAGGATTATTATTGGAAGCCGCTCAACAGCTTTTAGATTATGCCATACCGGCTCTATCTACAAGAGATATTGAGTCTGCCTGCAGAAACGCTGTCAATCATTTGTTGTCACTAGGTTTGACCGGTGGACACACTGAAGATCTTAATAGTTACTGTGTATTTGAACCAGCTTTTTCTGTGTTCCGTCAAGTTGTTAATCATGAATATCCATTCAAAACCCATCTGCTCGTCCATCATCAAGCGGTTGATGCGATGTTCGAGGAAGGTTATTATTCCGGTTGGGAAGATGGTCACTTATCGCTAGGACCCATGAAGATTTTTTCTGATGGTGCTTTTGGCGGACGGACGGCCCTTCTGCGTCAGCCTTATAATGATATGCCTGATGTGACCGGTGTTGCTATACACAAACCGGAGGAACTGAAGCAAATGGTTCGGACGGCGAGGCATTATGATATGCCCGTTGCCATTCATGCTATTGGTGATCAGGCTTTGGCTTATGTTATCGACGCGATTGAATCTTTTCCGTGTCCTGAAGGACGACGTGATCGGATCATTCATGCCCAAGTCACACCGCCAGACTTGCGAGCACGTCTGCATCGATTGCCTGTCATTCTTGATTTACAACCTCAATTTGTACCGTCAGATTTTCCTTGGGTTATTGAGCGCTTAGGTGAGGAGCGGTTGGCACATGCTTATGCTTGGAAAACGCTAATAGATGACGGTATTGCTTGTGCTGGTGGTTCTGACGCTCCGATTGAGTTTGCCAATCCCTTGCTTGGTATTCATGCTGCCGTTACCCGACGAAAGTATGGTGAGGGTCACGCCGGTTTTTATCTTGGGCAAAGGTTGTCAATATACGAGGCCCTTAGGCTATATACTTATGGAAGTCAATATGCTATTGGCAAAGAAGACGTGCGCGGACAAATCGCTCCCGGCTTTGAGGCGGATTTCACCATTTTAGATCAGGACTTGTTAGATCTGGATGATCCTGATTCAATTTTAGATACTCATAATATGATGACCGTAATTGATGGACAAGTTGCCTACCAGAGAGATGCGTTTAACACCGATGCTGGCACGTCTTGA
- a CDS encoding ABC transporter ATP-binding protein: protein MLLEMHDVDLKQDKQTLIHNMNWQIKEGEHWAILGLNGAGKTTLLNLVCGYLYPTKGVIRVLGKTFGRYPLHELRKSIGWVSSSLTDKMKYHTDETGLEMILSGRFASIGLYDQPSESDISKASDILTQLDIDYLENRTFRKMSQGEKQRILIGRALMASPQLLILDEPCGGLDFLSKEKLLTTIEQMANKQETTIIYVTHHIDEILPIFEHTLLLKDGTPFSKGSTNEQLTSVNLSAFCQRPIAVNHQNGRFHLRIKNIEDIHERHA, encoded by the coding sequence ATGCTTCTGGAAATGCATGACGTTGATTTGAAACAAGATAAGCAAACACTTATTCACAATATGAACTGGCAGATTAAAGAAGGTGAGCATTGGGCGATTCTAGGATTAAATGGAGCAGGTAAAACAACATTGCTCAATTTAGTTTGCGGTTATCTCTATCCTACAAAGGGTGTTATTAGGGTTCTTGGAAAAACATTCGGCCGTTATCCCTTGCATGAGCTCAGAAAGAGCATCGGTTGGGTCAGTTCATCGCTCACGGATAAGATGAAATACCATACTGATGAAACTGGACTCGAAATGATATTAAGCGGACGATTTGCATCCATTGGGTTGTACGATCAACCAAGTGAATCCGATATTTCCAAAGCCTCAGATATTTTAACTCAGTTAGACATTGACTATTTAGAGAATCGAACGTTTAGAAAAATGTCACAAGGTGAGAAACAGCGTATTTTGATAGGAAGAGCTTTAATGGCTTCACCTCAATTGCTTATTTTAGATGAACCTTGTGGCGGTCTAGATTTTCTCTCTAAAGAAAAGTTATTGACTACTATTGAACAAATGGCCAATAAGCAAGAGACAACGATTATCTATGTGACTCACCATATTGATGAGATCCTTCCGATCTTTGAGCATACGTTGTTACTTAAAGATGGGACACCCTTTTCCAAAGGATCGACAAACGAACAGCTAACTTCAGTCAATTTATCCGCTTTTTGCCAAAGACCAATTGCGGTCAATCATCAAAATGGCCGGTTTCACCTCCGAATAAAAAACATAGAAGATATACACGAGCGTCACGCCTGA
- a CDS encoding DUF2953 domain-containing protein: MIILSLIVLLMIAITLLVIGFIIGVVRISVDLKIIKDRGECLIKIYIWKMKIMTFDIPEFKLDPATFNLKYKSESEALHMKNEDEKTIDENDVKTYLNKHEKLIDIIKNFDLEASTFIKSINIYHIKWYTACGIGDANHTGMLMGLIWSLKGFLVGFATRYVHVPDQPLLDIQPAYNHWTFQTHFRCIISFRLRKAISLLLKTYKDAKRRRSSQCQNIQSKV, from the coding sequence ATGATCATTTTGAGCTTAATTGTGCTGCTGATGATTGCAATCACTTTGTTGGTCATCGGATTTATTATCGGTGTGGTTCGAATTAGCGTGGACTTGAAAATCATCAAGGATCGGGGCGAATGTCTCATCAAGATTTATATTTGGAAAATGAAAATTATGACTTTTGATATTCCTGAATTCAAACTTGATCCCGCAACGTTTAATCTCAAATATAAAAGTGAATCAGAAGCCTTGCATATGAAGAATGAGGATGAGAAGACCATTGATGAAAACGATGTGAAAACGTACTTGAATAAACATGAAAAATTAATTGATATCATAAAAAACTTCGACTTGGAAGCATCGACATTCATAAAATCCATTAATATTTACCATATTAAATGGTATACAGCATGTGGAATAGGTGATGCTAATCACACAGGGATGCTTATGGGACTTATTTGGTCACTAAAGGGATTTTTAGTGGGCTTTGCCACTCGTTATGTACACGTACCTGATCAACCTTTATTGGATATACAACCGGCTTACAATCATTGGACGTTTCAGACCCATTTTCGTTGCATCATCTCTTTTCGGCTTAGAAAGGCGATTTCGTTATTACTTAAAACCTATAAAGATGCTAAAAGAAGGAGGTCATCACAATGTCAGAACATCCAATCCAAGGTTTAA
- the ytfJ gene encoding GerW family sporulation protein, whose amino-acid sequence MSEHPIQGLMKTALESLQEMTDVNTIIGDPIETPDGNVILTVSKVGFGFAAGGSEFQMKQSSGQGGSSDSSDSSDSSESNGSQGNSSLPFGGGSGGGVSITPIAFLIVGPQGVRTIHLDNSTHIYEKLLNIAPQAVEKIQEMLQKQSKQQNGEKSGQQESEGKSSGRGVVRHRNQEDDES is encoded by the coding sequence ATGTCAGAACATCCAATCCAAGGTTTAATGAAAACAGCATTGGAAAGTCTGCAGGAAATGACAGATGTGAATACCATCATTGGAGATCCTATTGAGACGCCCGACGGCAATGTCATTCTAACGGTCTCCAAAGTCGGTTTTGGTTTTGCTGCCGGGGGTTCCGAATTTCAAATGAAGCAATCTTCAGGTCAAGGTGGTTCAAGCGACTCAAGCGACTCAAGTGACTCAAGTGAATCAAATGGGTCTCAGGGAAATTCATCTTTACCATTTGGAGGTGGGAGCGGTGGCGGTGTCTCAATCACACCAATAGCGTTCTTAATTGTCGGTCCACAAGGTGTTCGAACCATTCATCTTGACAATAGCACCCATATTTATGAAAAACTTTTAAACATCGCACCACAAGCTGTTGAAAAAATTCAAGAAATGCTGCAAAAGCAAAGTAAACAGCAAAACGGTGAAAAGAGCGGTCAGCAGGAAAGCGAAGGTAAGTCTTCCGGGCGCGGCGTTGTCCGCCACCGAAATCAAGAGGATGATGAAAGCTAA